A single window of Acinetobacter wuhouensis DNA harbors:
- a CDS encoding P-loop ATPase, Sll1717 family: MDILEWINVGKVAAERDDLLSEYFFDNGVLDKVIDSPSSFLVLGRKGAGKTAVFKYLSENAHNFISQKDILVSLSFEDYNWNIHSLLLDEKKAESLAYKQSWKLVILIESIKAYREWFISEKKKVPKELEKCNTLLEKIFDSPIPSIYQVIGKKILSLSGVTLPKAGLSIEDGGLEGLELNVGEVSFQDVQKNQSLKQHLSENIEHLIDFLDKSLQKLLAENNLPVVYLCFDRIDEAWDNVSYSSSKRVIAGLVSASDSITSQYKEKIRPIIFLREDIFDVLSINDANKLREDCGALLHWNKASLASLRDGSVNLNNSYK, from the coding sequence ATGGATATTCTTGAATGGATTAATGTGGGTAAAGTGGCTGCTGAGAGAGATGATTTGTTGTCAGAATACTTCTTTGATAACGGAGTTTTAGATAAGGTAATTGATAGTCCTTCATCATTTTTAGTGCTAGGCCGAAAAGGGGCTGGAAAAACTGCAGTATTTAAATATCTATCAGAAAATGCGCACAACTTTATAAGTCAAAAAGATATATTAGTTTCTTTATCATTTGAAGATTATAATTGGAATATTCATTCACTTTTATTAGATGAAAAAAAAGCTGAATCATTAGCATATAAACAATCATGGAAGCTTGTAATTCTTATTGAAAGCATCAAAGCCTATAGAGAATGGTTTATTAGTGAAAAAAAGAAGGTGCCGAAAGAGCTTGAAAAATGTAATACACTTTTAGAAAAGATCTTTGACTCCCCAATTCCATCGATATATCAAGTTATTGGTAAGAAGATTTTATCGTTATCTGGAGTTACTTTACCGAAAGCTGGATTATCAATTGAAGACGGTGGACTTGAAGGGTTAGAACTTAATGTTGGAGAGGTTTCCTTTCAAGATGTTCAAAAAAATCAATCATTAAAGCAACATCTATCAGAAAATATTGAACACTTAATAGATTTCTTAGATAAGTCTTTACAAAAGCTATTAGCTGAAAACAATCTTCCTGTTGTGTATTTGTGCTTCGATCGTATTGACGAGGCTTGGGATAATGTTTCTTACAGCTCATCTAAACGAGTTATTGCAGGCTTAGTAAGTGCTAGTGACTCTATTACTAGTCAATACAAAGAAAAAATAAGACCGATTATTTTTTTGAGAGAAGATATCTTTGATGTTCTCAGCATTAATGATGCTAATAAATTACGCGAAGATTGTGGAGCCTTACTGCATTGGAATAAAGCTTCTTTGGCTAGTTTAAGAGATGGATCCGTAAATTTGAACAACTCCTATAAGTGA